Proteins from a genomic interval of Chanos chanos chromosome 3, fChaCha1.1, whole genome shotgun sequence:
- the smpd4 gene encoding sphingomyelin phosphodiesterase 4 yields the protein MAAPVLQQPNYLLANLKADWTAKPLFQRCQELAKVIDDYPAKELHPIFPWLVESIFGSLDGVIVGWNLRFLQTRMNEYAIVMSFLDPSGPMMKLVYKLQAEEYKYEIPISYLPGPVKASIHEGVLPDCPLFHNKLQFPMSGMLSLNPFEYYMFNFAYCLITPKNCPPGLHVSSSDTAYFVLVDTYLKYFLPTEGSVPPSPFSDTRGTVSPPAPRSPGVPYLGYGVHSSSLLKRHISHQPSVNADPSAQEIWRSETLLQMFAEMWLHHYSLEMYQKLQSPQVKLALLQYRLNMSSMLCQPPAPPGSGTLQTYQEPFSPSEEHVLVVRLLVKHLHAFSNSLKPEQISSSPSAHSQASPLEEFKRVVVQRFVQQKLYVFLQHCFGHWPLDASFRAVLETWLSYIQPWRYTGDKSNPPADGQTRNVPEKWASFVQENLLMYTKLFQGFLNRAVRTDLVNAKNALMVFRVAKVFAQPNLAEMIQKGEQLFLEPEHVLHHRQPRGFLTPAHGGSFLSSRQPMVTDAVFKVKSHVYGLEGQDCQYKQMFGSELRGAVLKLVQIIGQARQTAKRISDQSAEVAANSSFLSWFGMGSSDLNNTYTGGEMDDMGECSKKTHEFLDKALDYFCQIFRLNAGQLSQMMENFALIQDDMGSRQMPDCIQGENGPVLTDLGRMQIINGLRRFEIEYQGDPELQPIRSYENGFLVRLLFQLSSFINERLGDRMVALCARQDVLGRVGRHFLTGPSVANDRRRKSPVTHRTAQPLQRPRLSLRVLASYRTLLTILLLYLVLALMSFGLLSSTGLILIASLLYELLLNMLADKLKSQ from the exons ATGGCCGCCCCTGTTCTACAGCAACCGAATTATCTTTTG GCTAACTTGAAAGCTGATTGGACGGCAAAACCTTTATTCCAGCGATGCCAAGAATTAGCAAAGGTTATAGACGACTACCCTGCTAAG GAGCTGCATCCGATCTTCCCATGGCTGGTGGAGAGTATCTTCGGGAGTCTGGATGGGGTCATAGTGGGCTGGAACCTGAGGTTTCTGCAGACCCGAATGAATGAATATGCTATTGTCATGAGCTTTCTGGACCCCAG CGGACCAATGATGAAACTGGTGTACAAACTGCAAGCAGAGGAGTACAAGTATGAGATCCCCATTAGTTATCTGCCT GGTCCTGTGAAAGCATCAATTCATGAAGGAGTTCTCCCAGATTGCCCACTTTTTCATAACAAGCTTCAGTTTCCAATGTCGGGCATGTTGTCCCTGA ATCCATTTGAGTATTATATGTTCAATTTTGCCTACTGTCTCATCACACCAAAG AACTGTCCTCCAGGGCTGCATGTGAGTTCCTCAGACACTGCTTACTTTGTGCTGGTGGACACCTACCTCAAATACTTTCTGCCTACTGAGGGCAgtgtgcccccctcccctttctctgaCACAAGGGGTACTGTGTCTCCTCCTGCTCCAAG GTCTCCCGGTGTGCCTTATTTAGGCTATGGTGTCCATAGCTCCAGTCTGTTGAAACGCCACAtctcccatcagccctcagtcAATGCCGACCCTTCTGCTCAAGAGATATGGAGGTCAGAGACACTACTACAG ATGTTTGCGGAGATGTGGCTGCATCACTACTCTCTGGAGATGTACCAGAAGCTCCAGTCTCCCCAAGTGAAG CTGGCGTTGCTGCAGTACCGCCTCAATATGTCCAGCATGCTGTGCCAACCCCCCGCCCCACCAGGCTCTGGGACCCTCCAAACATACCAA GAACCTTTTAGCCCTTCTGAGGAGCACGTCCTGGTGGTGCGTCTCCTGGTCAAACACCTCCACGCCTTCTCCAACAGCCTGAAACCAGAGCagatctcctcctctccttctgcaCACTCGCAGGCCAGCCCCCTTGAGGAGTTCAAGAG GGTGGTGGTCCAGAGGTTTGTCCAGCAGAAGCTCTATGTGTTTCTTCAGCATTGCTTCGGTCACTGGCCTCTGGATGCCTCGTTCAGGGCT GTGTTGGAGACATGGCTGAGTTACATCCAGCCATGGAGATACACTGGAGACAAGAGTAATCCACCAGCAGATGGCCAGACCAGAAATGTTCCAGAGAAATG GGCTTCTTTTGTGCAGGAGAACCTGCTCATGTACACCAAGCTGTTCCAGGGCTTTTTGAACCGGGCCGTACGCACAGACCTTGTCAATGCCAAAAATGCACTGATGGTGTTCAGGGTGGCCAAGGTGTTTGCACAGCCAAACCTGGCAGAGATGATCCAGAAAG GAGAACAGCTGTTCCTGGAGCCGGAGCATGTTCTTCATCACCGCCAACCCAGGGGCTTTCTCACACCAGCACACGGTGGCAGCTTCCTGTCCTCACGTCAGCCCATGGTTACTGATGCCGTGTTTAAGGTCAAGAGTCACGTCTACGGTCTGGAAGGTCAGGACTGCCAGTACAAGCAGATGTTTGGGAGCGAGCTTCGTGGCGCG GTGTTAAAACTGGTCCAGATCATCGGCCAAGCAAGACAGACAGCAAAACGAATATCAGACCAATCTGCTGAGGTGGCTGCCAACAGTTCCTTCCTGTCCTGGTTTGGCATGGGCTCCTCGGATCTTAACAACACCTACACAGGAGGAGAAATGGATGACATGGGAGAATGTTCTAAAAAGACTCACGAATTCCTGGACAAGGCTCTGGACTACTTCTGTCAGATCTTTCGG TTGAATGCCGGGCAGCTCTCTCAAATGATGGAAAACTTTGCACTGATACAAGACGACATGGGCTCTAGGCAAATGCCAGACTGCATACAGGGGGAGAACGGACCTGTCCTCACAGATCTGGGCAGGATGCAG ATCATCAATGGCCTTCGCAGATTTGAGATTGAGTATCAAGGAGACCCAGAGCTGCAGCCCATAAGGAGCTATGAAAACGGCTTTTTGGTTCGCCTGTTGTTCCAGCTTTCCTCATTTATTAACGAGCGG TTAGGAGATCGCATGGTAGCACTTTGCGCCCGACAAGACGTCCTGGGTCGCGTTGGGAGACATTTCTTGACCGGCCCCTCGGTCGCGAATGATCGACGGCGGAAAAGCCCAGTGACGCATAGAACGGCACAACCCCTCCAGCGACCCCGTCTGAGTCTACGCGTGCTGGCTAGCTACCGCACTCTACTCACGATTCTGCTGCTTTACCTGGTTTTAGCTCTGATGTCCTTCGGCCTGTTGTCCAGCACTGGACTCATCCTTATTGCTAGCCTTCTCTATGAACTCCTTCTGAATATGCTTGCCGATAAACTGAAGTCGCAGTAG
- the ccdc74b gene encoding coiled-coil domain-containing protein 74B: MDTHIASLENTIHFLQERHRGTLEQLHREIDHLKRKNKDLQFKLIMEPPRTCRKEFSRRGLKTCTETQTFQSERGIYLNQTLEDACLPPDTHLSEGNKETPTPNGLRGVPEGNGGLITSLEPLRIHSDPSLPPRAPTLKECEVIIRQLFNANSLQSREIVRIKAVLRDIIVNKRITPENYILTKAYLAGDSGNDEDKFPKLPLRPLPKRSIVSQASVVERVTLPALKHSHNTSIADRQKRIQALQKNRLRRTVRSVNKSLSFI; encoded by the exons ATGGATACGCATATCGCATCCCTGGAGAACACTATTCATTTCTTGCAAGAGCGACACAGGGGTACGCTTGAGCAACTTCACCGTGAAATAGATCATCTGAAACGGAAAAATAAAG ATCTGCAGTTTAAACTCATTATGGAACCACCGAGAACATGCAGAAAAG AATTCAGTAGGAGAGGCCTTAagacatgcacagaaacacaaacattccagtcagagagagggatctACCTAAACCAGACACTTGAGGACGCCTGCCTGCCACCAGACACTCATCTCAG TGAAGGGAACAAGGAGACACCCACACCTAACGGTTTGAGGGGTGTGCCAGAGGGAAATGGGGGACTCATCACTTCTTTAGAACCTCTGCGGATCCACAGTGACCCGTCCCTGCCTCCCAGAGCACCCACCCTAAAGGAATGTGAAGTCATCATCCGGCAGCTGTTCAATGCCAACAGTCTGCAGTCTCGGGAG atTGTACGCATTAAGGCTGTTCTTAGAGACATTATCGTCAATAAGAGAATCACCCCTGAGAATTACATACTGACAAAAGCCTATCTCGCTGGTGACAGCGG aaatGATGAAGATAAGTTTCCAAAGCTTCCCCTCCGGCCACTACCTAAAAGATC GATAGTATCCCAGGCCTCTGTGGTAGAGAGAGTCACCCTTCCTGCCCTCAAACACAGCCACAACACGAGTatagcagacagacagaagaggatcCAAGCTTTGCAGAAGAATCGACTGAGGAGGACAGTGCGCTCAGTAAACAAATCTTTATCTTTCATTTGA